One genomic window of Daphnia pulex isolate KAP4 chromosome 10, ASM2113471v1 includes the following:
- the LOC124204872 gene encoding b(0,+)-type amino acid transporter 1-like → MENAAFDSCASEVNNKGELSVEGKPNPEAQEGLELKRKVGLFSGVALIVGNMIGSGIFISPGGVLERSGSVGLSLVMWAACGLLAILGSLSYAELGTLIPKSGGEYSYLLDGLTPLHPFWGPLPAFLYSWISVLLLRPTTFAVGCLSCASYTVYPILASMGLCLETETEELLIKLTAVLYIGLISALNVYSVDWTIRVQNFFTVAKLAAIAVLVGCGIYQLSTGETQYLAQGFKGSTTEFGTIATAFYGGLWSYDGWNNLNFITEEIKNPYVNLPRAIMIGIPLVTVCYLAVNVAYLTVLSPQALINSDAVAVDIGNYLLGPLAFTIPLAVAMSTFGGVLSSAFATGRLCFATAREGHMVDVLSYIHVDSRIPSPALMFTAIIALVLVISKNVSSLIDFFTFAVWIFYVLTMIVLLILRKTRPDARRPYKVPLFVPILTIIIGSYLVVAPIVTDPAIEYLYVLGALIIGVLFYIPFVFYKCSLGFMGPITRSIQIALNVGPTLKPMAD, encoded by the exons ATGGAAAATGCTGCGTTCGATTCTTGTGCCAGTGAGGTTAATAATAAAG GCGAATTGTCAGTGGAAGGAAAGCCCAATCCGGAAGCGCAGGAAGGTTTAGAATTGAAACGTAAAGTAGGACTGTTCAGTGGAGTGGCACTTATAGTTGGCAACATGATAG GATCGGGAATCTTCATAAGTCCCGGCGGAGTATTGGAGCGTTCTGGTTCCGTTGGATTGTCTTTAGTTATGTGGGCGGCTTGCGGCCTTTTGGCCATCTTAG GTTCGTTATCGTACGCGGAATTGGGCACTTTAATCCCCAAATCGGGCGGAGAATATTCCTACCTCCTCGACGGGTTAACGCCTTTACATCCGTTTTGGGGCCCACTGCCGGCCTTCCTCTATTCATGGATTAGTGTCTTGTTACTTAGACCTACTACATTCGCCGTCG GCTGTTTGAGTTGCGCCAGCTACACCGTTTACCCCATTCTGGCATCAATGGGTTTATGTCTGGAAACTGAGACAGAAGAATTGCTCATCAAATTGACAGCCGTTTTATACATCG GTTTGATTTCTGCGCTAAACGTCTACAGCGTTGATTGGACAATTCGAGTGCAGAATTTTTTCACGGTAGCCAAACTTGCAGCCATCGCTGTGCTGGTCGGTTGCGGGATCTATCAACTGTCTACTG GAGAAACCCAATATTTAGCTCAAGGATTCAAGGGATCGACGACGGAATTCGGAACCATAGCTACGGCCTTTTACGGAGGATTGTGGTCTTACGATGGATG GAACAATCTCAACTTCATCACCGAGGAGATCAAAAATCCTTACGTCAACCTACCGCGAGCTATCATGATTGGCATCCCCTTGGTGACCGTCTGCTACCTGGCCGTTAACGTTGCCTACCTGACCGTGCTGAGTCCCCAGGCCTTAATCAATTCCGATGCTGTGGCTGTG GATATTGGTAATTATCTCCTGGGTCCTTTGGCCTTCACGATACCTTTAGCCGTGGCCATGTCCACTTTCGGAGGAGTGTTATCCAGCGCATTTGCCACCGGAAG GTTGTGTTTCGCAACAGCTAGAGAAGGTCATATGGTAGACGTATTGTCTTATATTCACGTAGATAGTCGGATTCCATCACCAGCTCTCATGTTTACT GCAATTATCGCTCTCGTTCTGGTGATCTCTAAAAATGTTAGcagtttaattgattttttcacgTTCGCCGTCTGGATCTTTTACGTCCTAACTATGATCGTCCTGCTCATTTTACGCAAGACAAGACCCGATGCCCGCAGACcctacaaa GTTCCGTTGTTCGTCCCAATCCTGACGATCATTATTGGATCGTACCTTGTCGTGGCGCCGATCGTGACTGACCCTGCCATTGAATACCTTTACGTCTTGGGCGCCTTGATCATCGGTGTTCTATTTTACATtccctttgttttttacaAATGCTCATTGGGTTTCATGG GGCCCATTACTAGGTCTATTCAGATAGCATTGAACGTGGGTCCAACCCTGAAGCCGATGGCAGATTGA
- the LOC124204876 gene encoding 60S acidic ribosomal protein P2-like, with translation MRYVAAYLLAALGGNENPNAENIEKILSSVGIEAESDKLSKVIAELKGKSLQTLIAEGQAKLASMPAGGGAAPVAAAAAPAGGAAPAKAEEKKKEEKKEESEEEDDDMGFGLFD, from the exons ATGCGTTACGTCGCCGCTTACCTACTTGCTGCTTTGGGAGGCAATGAAAACCCAAATGCTGAGAACATCGAGAAGATCTTGAGCTCTGTTGGTATCGAAGCTGAGTCCGACAAGCTCAGCAAAGTTATCGCCGAGCTCAAGGGCAAGAGCCTCCAGACTTTGATCGCTGAAG GACAAGCCAAACTTGCCTCCATgcctgctggtggtggtgctgcccctgttgctgccgctgctgctccaGCTGGTGGAGCTGCCCCAGCCAAGG ctgaggaaaagaaaaaggaggagaagaaggaagaatccGAAGAGGAGGATGATGACATGGGTTTCGGTCTCTTTGACTAA
- the LOC124204873 gene encoding lysophospholipase D GDPD1-like translates to MAFLSVLLASFSSYAITSLVLLHYPQLLHKPKTSRKIKHISHRGGAGENYENTLTAFAHAVKLGTDMLELDCHITKDKQVVVAHDPSLLRIAGIDALIEDLNYHQLPLIKTSLNIDFEPGKYFTGEEDETHRKIPLLKHVFESFPGVVVNIDVKQGGDELIEEIDKLITAHNREKSTIWGSFKEESSLKCYYQNPEVGRYFSLTGVLKLYLYFFTGLLPFISLKETHLEIPLYTSKETSHLSRRQQLILRLAKFLIIRPALFRHLNKRGIPTYAWVLNTESEFQLALDAGVNGIMTDYPSKLRNFFLNQCG, encoded by the exons ATGGCGTTTCTCTCCGTTTTACTTGCGAGTTTTAGTTCCTACGCCATTACGTCTTTAGTATTGCTTCACTACCCCCAACTACTTCACAAGCCAAAAACGtccagaaaaatcaaacacatTAGTCACCGAGGGGGTGCAGGTGAAAACTATGAAAACACCTTGACCGCTTTTGCTCA TGCTGTTAAACTTGGAACGGACATGCTAGAACTTGATTGCCACATAACAAAGGATAAGCAAGTTGTAGTAGCTCATGATCCATCATTGTTGAGAATTGCTGGAATTGATGCACTTATTGAAGATCTTAATTATCATCAACTTCCACTCATTAAAACAAGCCTGAATATTGATTTTGAACCTG GCAAATATTTTACTGGAGAAGAGGATGAAACCCATCGCAAAATTCCGCTTTTGAAACATGTTTTTGAGTCATTCCCCGGTGTGGTAGTGAACATTGATGTTAAACAAGGCGGTGATGAGTTGATTGAAGAAATTGACAAGCTTATCACTGCGCACAACAGAGAAAAGTCAACCATATGGGGAAGCTTCAAAGAAGAATCTAGCCTAAAGTGCTACTATCAG AATCCGGAAGTCGGGCGCTATTTTTCGTTGACGGGAGTTCTCAAACTTTATTTGTACTTCTTTACGGGTCTTCTTCCATTTATTTCACTGAAAGAAACGCATCTTGAAATTCCTCTCTACACGTCCAAAGAAACTAGTCACTTGTCTCGGCGTCAACAATTAATTCTGCGGCTTGCAAAGTTTCTAATAATCCGACCTGCACTTTTTCGGCATCTCAACAAGCGAGGAATTCCG ACTTACGCTTGGGTGCTAAACACGGAAAGTGAGTTCCAATTGGCTCTTGATGCCGGAGTCAATGGAATTATGACTGACTATCCAAGCAAGCTACGCAACTTCTTTCTCAATCAATGTGGTTAA